In Ovis aries strain OAR_USU_Benz2616 breed Rambouillet chromosome 13, ARS-UI_Ramb_v3.0, whole genome shotgun sequence, the following are encoded in one genomic region:
- the CST11 gene encoding cystatin-11, producing the protein MTRPWQGPRLLLAVVGALVALSCQSKRRTFILVYEVPVSDPVVVTTMEFLTEDFNKKNEDLYNFRIVRVLKAMKRLTDHLEYQVNLEMRRTTCLKSELTNCSFQEGKLYKKIDCYFSVFVIPWFEKYKVLAQNCTNV; encoded by the exons ATGACCAGACCCTGGCAGGGCCCCCGGCTGCTGCTGGCCGTTGTGGGGGCTCTGGTGGCCCTCAGCTGTCAGTCAAAGCGGAGGACCTTCATTCTTGTCTACGAGGTGCCTGTGTCAGACCCCGTGGTGGTGACCACCATGGAATTTTTGACTGAGGACTTCAACAAGAAGAACGAGGACCTGTACAACTTCAGGATCGTGCGTGTCCTGAAGGCCATGAAGAGG CTGACTGACCACCTGGAGTATCAGGTCAACCTGGAGATGCGGCGGACTACCTGCCTCAAGTCGGAGCTGACCAACTGCTCCTTCCAGGAAGGGAAACTCTACAAG aaaatcgATTGCTACTTCTCAGTATTTGTTATTCCCTGGTTTGAAAAGTATAAAGTTCTGGCTCAAAACTGCACAAATGTCTAG